From Methylovorus glucosotrophus:
CCAGCGGCAGTGGCAAGGCCAGCGATTACGATATTGCCGATGACTACATCAACCGCATTGCCTCTGACATCAAGCTGAGCCGCCCCATGCGCATTGCCGTCGATTGCGGCAATGGTGTGCCTGGCGCCTACGCGGGCAAGCTCTACCGCGCTCTGGGTTGCGAGGTGGAAGAGCTGTTCTGCGAGGTCGATGGCCATTTCCCCAACCATCACCCTGATCCTTCCGTGCCGGAAAACCTGCTGGATCTGATTGCCGCCCTCGGCAAAGGCAGCTCCGAAATCGGCCTGGCATTCGATGGCGATGGGGACCGACTGGGCGTGGTCACCAAAGATGGCAAGATCATCTACCCTGATCGTCAACTGCTGCTGTTTGCAGAAGATGTCCTACAGCGCGAACCCGGCGCCACCATCATTTATGACGTGAAATCCTCACGCAACCTCGCGCCCTGGATCAAGGCACGCGGCGGCTTGCCACTGATGTGGAAAACCGGCCACTCGCTGGTGAAGGCAAAAATGAAAGAAACCGGCTCGGCCCTGGCGGGCGAAATGAGCGGGCATGTATTCTTCAAGGAACGCTGGTTCGGTTTTGATGATGGCCTTTACAGCGGCGCGCGCCTGCTGGAAATCCTGAGCCGCTCGTCCGACCCTTCCGCGCTGCTGAATGCATTGCCAGACAGCGTCAGCACGCCTGAGCAACACATACACATGAATGAAGGCGAGCCGCATGCGCTGATCGCCAGCCTGCAAAAGACCGCTGAATTTGCGGGCGCCACCGAAGTCATCACCATTGATGGTCTGCGCGTGGAATACCCGGACGGCTTTGGTCTGATGCGGCCATCCAACACCACCCCGGTGATCGTGTTGCGCTTTGAAGCGGATGACGAAGCCGCACTGCGCCGTATTCAGGAAGCCTTCCGCAGTGTGATTCTGGCGGCAGCGCCGCACGTGCATCTGCCTTTCTAAACAGGTGATCCATTGAGTAAAACGGCATGGCTGGCGGTGCTAGCCTGGTTGCTGGCGGCTGGCGGCATCTACTATGTGGTGGATGCCCGCATGAACCCCAACCGCAACCCAAGCAGCCAGGGCGGCGAAGTAACACTGCAGCGCGGCATGGATGGGCATTACCGGGCCACCGCGCTGATCAATGGCGAAAAAGTGGAAGTGCTGGTGGACACAGGCGCGACGGGAGTGGCGATCTCAAGCCAGACTGCCGAGCGTCTGGGCCTGAGTAGCCATGTGGCAGCGCGCACCAGCACGGCCAATGGGGACGCCGTGGCCTATATCACGCGCCTTCGCAGCGTCAAGATCGGTGATGTGGAAGCCCAGGATGTCGCCGCCATGATCACGCCAGGTCTGCAAGGCGAGGCCCTGCTCGGCATGTCATTTCTGGGGCGCATGGATGTGCGGCTGTTTCGTGGCAGCATGACCATCAAACAAGGCGATGAACCGGTCCCTGCTGCTAAAGGCGGCGATTTCTGAGCACTGGCATTCCTGCCAGCCCTCATTTCACCCATTCAAGGTTCGCGGATGTGAGCTATGCCCATACAGGCACAGGGCACATCCGCGTTTGCATCAGGTAATCACGGTAGGTGTATCGCGGCCGGTGCGGGTGGCGAGCTCCGAGATGGTCAGGGCAATCTTGATCATGTCCCAAAGCGCATCCTGTGCATCCAGGTCATGCTTGGTGCTATCAGGTTCGTAGGCTTCCAGGTAGATGCGCAGAGTTGCGCCTTCAGTGCCGGTGCCGGAAAGCCGGAACACGATGCGCGAACCATCTTCAAACAGGATACGCACGCCTTGCTTGGTGCTCAGGCTGCCATCAATGGGGTCGGTATAGCTGAAGTCGTCGCAGCTGGCGATGGTGTAGCGACCAAAGCTCTTGCCAGGCAGGCTTGCAAAGCTGTCCCGCAGCAGCGTCATAACGCCTTGTGCCGCTTCGGTTGGCAGGTTTTCATAATCGTGGCGCGAATACACATTGCGGCCAAACTGGCGCCAATGCCGCTTGACCAGGGTTGCCACCGGCTGGCGCTTGATGGCCAGAATATTGAGCCAGAACAGCACGGCCCACAAACCATCTTTTTCACGCACGTGGTCAGAGCCAGTGCCGAAGCTTTCTTCGCCGCACAGCGTCACCTTGCCAGCATCCATCAGGTTGCCAAAAAACTTCCAGCCCGTGGGTGTCTCATAGCAGGGAATCCCAAGCTCTTCAGCCACACGGTCCACCGCCGCGCTGGTAGGCATGGAGCGCGCCACCCCGGCAATGCCAGCCGCATAGGCCGGAATCAAACGCGCATTGGCGGCCATCAAGGCAAGACTGTCTGAGGGCGTCACAAAGAAATGATCGCCCAGTATCATGTTGCGATCACCATCACCATCTGAAGCAGCACCGAATTCAGGCGCATTTTCGCCATACATGATCTCGACCAGTTCGTGCGCATAGGTCAGATTGGGGTCGGGGTGGCCTTGGCCAAAATCCTCCAAGGGCACGGCATTCATCACGCTATCTGCACTGGCGCCCAGACGCTTGACCAGAATCTCGCGTGCATAAGGGCCTGTTACCGCATGCATGGCATCAAACTTGAGCCGGAAGCCGCTCGCGAGCAGGCTGCGAATGGCAGGAAAATCAAACAGGGACTCCATCAGCTCGGCATAATCCGCCACCGCATCAATCACCTGCACCACCATATTGCCCAGCTGGCTTTCGCCGATCACATCCAGCGCCACATCGGCGGCATCCACAATGCGGTATTCGTTGATGACCTTGCTGCGGGCGTAAATGGCTTCGGTCACGGTTTCCGTCGCCGGGCCGCCATTTTCCATGTTGTATTTGATGCCAAAATCGCCATCTGGCCCACCGGGGTTATGGCTGGCAGACAGGATAATGCCGCCAAAGGTCTTGTATTTGCGTATCACGCACGAAGCGGCGGGCGTGGACAAGATACCGCCCTGCCCGACCAGCACGCGGCCAAAGCCATTGGCCGCCGCCATTTTGAGGATAATCTGAATGGCCTGACGATTGTAGTAACGGCCATCGCCGCCCAGCACCAGTGTCGCGCCGGGAGCTGCCTGTATGGTATCGAAAATGCTCTGCACAAAATTCTGCAGGTAGTGCACCTGCTGAAATGCAGGCACGCGTTTACGCAGGCCGGAAGTCCCTGGCTTCTGGTCCTGATAGGGTTGGCTGGCAACAACTTGTACTGTCATGAATACTCTTCCTGATTTTGGTGACTTAAGGTTGACAGAGGTCACGT
This genomic window contains:
- a CDS encoding retropepsin-like aspartic protease family protein; translation: MSKTAWLAVLAWLLAAGGIYYVVDARMNPNRNPSSQGGEVTLQRGMDGHYRATALINGEKVEVLVDTGATGVAISSQTAERLGLSSHVAARTSTANGDAVAYITRLRSVKIGDVEAQDVAAMITPGLQGEALLGMSFLGRMDVRLFRGSMTIKQGDEPVPAAKGGDF
- a CDS encoding alpha-D-glucose phosphate-specific phosphoglucomutase, producing the protein MTVQVVASQPYQDQKPGTSGLRKRVPAFQQVHYLQNFVQSIFDTIQAAPGATLVLGGDGRYYNRQAIQIILKMAAANGFGRVLVGQGGILSTPAASCVIRKYKTFGGIILSASHNPGGPDGDFGIKYNMENGGPATETVTEAIYARSKVINEYRIVDAADVALDVIGESQLGNMVVQVIDAVADYAELMESLFDFPAIRSLLASGFRLKFDAMHAVTGPYAREILVKRLGASADSVMNAVPLEDFGQGHPDPNLTYAHELVEIMYGENAPEFGAASDGDGDRNMILGDHFFVTPSDSLALMAANARLIPAYAAGIAGVARSMPTSAAVDRVAEELGIPCYETPTGWKFFGNLMDAGKVTLCGEESFGTGSDHVREKDGLWAVLFWLNILAIKRQPVATLVKRHWRQFGRNVYSRHDYENLPTEAAQGVMTLLRDSFASLPGKSFGRYTIASCDDFSYTDPIDGSLSTKQGVRILFEDGSRIVFRLSGTGTEGATLRIYLEAYEPDSTKHDLDAQDALWDMIKIALTISELATRTGRDTPTVIT
- a CDS encoding phosphomannomutase/phosphoglucomutase, with amino-acid sequence MLAPKEIFKAYDIRGIVGKTLTPEIVEQIGKAIGSEAAKLQQKAICIGYDGRLSGPELAEALARGILSTGVDVIRLGLVATPMVYFAAHQLKTGCGVMVTGSHNPPDYNGLKMVIAEETLSGESIQRLRTRIEQQDFASGSGKASDYDIADDYINRIASDIKLSRPMRIAVDCGNGVPGAYAGKLYRALGCEVEELFCEVDGHFPNHHPDPSVPENLLDLIAALGKGSSEIGLAFDGDGDRLGVVTKDGKIIYPDRQLLLFAEDVLQREPGATIIYDVKSSRNLAPWIKARGGLPLMWKTGHSLVKAKMKETGSALAGEMSGHVFFKERWFGFDDGLYSGARLLEILSRSSDPSALLNALPDSVSTPEQHIHMNEGEPHALIASLQKTAEFAGATEVITIDGLRVEYPDGFGLMRPSNTTPVIVLRFEADDEAALRRIQEAFRSVILAAAPHVHLPF